The following coding sequences lie in one Peribacillus frigoritolerans genomic window:
- a CDS encoding Ig-like domain-containing protein: protein MSFARNIKTLTILTIAILFLCLVGNSQAYATNGGGKGSKPVHVTGISLAPETIKMKINDKDVELVETIKPFNASNKQVTWSSSNTRVATVSNDGIVHPKGPGTTTVTVTTKDGNFKARTKVIVCEPDIAVKSVTLNPKLVNLTVNDESQLTAKVIPENATNQKLSWFSLNPRVATVSDGRVHAVRPGIAIIKVFTNNGRFDWSIVTVCASKLVPVESLSLNPKNIDMTVGGKDEILTATITPSNATNKKLIWTTSDSNVATVINGIVHPVGPGLATITVSTEDGKIQETAKVTVTVPVTGVNISPDSLNLTVDGEDKALNAQVSPSNATNKNVTWSSSDSSVATVDNGIVHPVGPGQATITVTTEDGNFTASATVTVKIPVTGISLDPASLELIVGGKNGTLTGTVSPSNATNKSVTWSSSDSSVATVDNGIVHPVGPGQATITVTTEDGSFTASANITVTVPVTGVTVDPDTLELIVGGKDKSVTETVSPSNATNKNVTWSSSDSSVATVDNGVVHPVGPGKAIITVSTEDGGFTDIATVIVTAPVVSVSLDPKSLNFKLGDADQSLTAKLNPSNATNQNVNWTTSDSSVATVVNGVVHAVGIGQATITVTTEEGGFSDSAIITVVDPDTIPPITKNKMTPIFNDKNTYVIALTVTYNASDDKSGVKETLYRINGGTWQVYTKPFDVTADKTHTLDYYSIDNAGNKETINLYDFDKGTCSCSK, encoded by the coding sequence ATGTCATTTGCAAGGAATATTAAAACGCTCACAATTTTAACGATTGCAATCCTTTTTTTATGTCTTGTGGGCAACTCGCAGGCATATGCGACAAATGGAGGTGGAAAAGGAAGTAAACCTGTTCATGTGACAGGGATTTCTCTAGCTCCAGAGACTATAAAAATGAAAATTAATGATAAAGATGTGGAACTTGTTGAAACGATCAAACCTTTTAATGCTTCAAATAAGCAAGTGACTTGGTCTTCATCAAACACTCGAGTCGCAACGGTTTCTAACGACGGTATAGTCCATCCGAAAGGTCCGGGTACAACAACTGTTACAGTCACGACAAAAGATGGGAATTTTAAGGCGAGAACGAAAGTAATAGTATGTGAACCGGATATTGCCGTAAAAAGTGTTACGTTAAATCCGAAACTAGTAAATCTTACTGTTAATGATGAATCGCAATTAACAGCCAAAGTCATACCGGAGAATGCAACAAATCAAAAGCTTAGTTGGTTTTCTTTAAACCCACGAGTAGCTACCGTTTCAGACGGTAGGGTTCACGCCGTAAGGCCAGGAATCGCCATAATAAAGGTTTTCACTAACAATGGGCGGTTCGATTGGTCAATAGTGACCGTTTGTGCTAGTAAACTAGTACCTGTTGAGAGTCTATCACTTAATCCGAAGAATATAGACATGACTGTTGGTGGAAAAGATGAGATCTTAACTGCGACCATCACTCCATCCAATGCAACAAACAAAAAATTAATATGGACTACATCCGACTCGAATGTGGCAACTGTTATAAATGGAATAGTCCATCCAGTAGGTCCAGGGTTGGCTACCATCACTGTTTCTACAGAAGATGGAAAAATACAGGAAACAGCTAAAGTGACCGTAACAGTCCCAGTGACTGGAGTAAACATTAGCCCGGATTCTTTGAATCTAACGGTTGACGGTGAGGATAAAGCTTTAAACGCCCAGGTTTCACCATCCAATGCAACCAACAAGAATGTCACTTGGTCAAGCTCAGATTCAAGTGTTGCCACCGTTGATAATGGTATCGTCCACCCTGTCGGACCAGGCCAAGCAACAATCACTGTTACCACGGAAGATGGCAACTTCACAGCTTCAGCAACTGTTACTGTCAAAATACCTGTTACGGGTATTTCACTGGATCCTGCATCTCTGGAATTGATTGTTGGTGGAAAAAACGGAACCTTAACAGGAACAGTTTCACCATCCAATGCAACAAACAAGAGCGTCACTTGGTCAAGCTCAGATTCAAGTGTTGCCACCGTTGATAATGGTATCGTCCACCCTGTCGGACCAGGCCAAGCAACAATCACTGTTACCACGGAGGATGGCAGCTTCACAGCTTCAGCAAATATTACTGTTACCGTACCGGTTACTGGAGTAACGGTTGACCCTGACACACTTGAACTTATTGTTGGCGGAAAAGATAAAAGTGTAACAGAAACGGTTTCACCATCTAATGCAACAAACAAGAATGTCACTTGGTCCAGTTCAGATTCAAGTGTTGCCACCGTTGATAACGGTGTTGTCCATCCTGTTGGACCAGGTAAAGCCATCATCACAGTTTCAACAGAAGATGGCGGGTTCACGGATATTGCTACTGTCATTGTCACAGCCCCAGTAGTAAGTGTATCTCTAGATCCTAAAAGCCTGAATTTCAAACTTGGAGACGCAGATCAAAGTTTAACAGCAAAGCTTAATCCCTCCAATGCAACAAACCAAAATGTAAACTGGACTACATCAGATTCTAGTGTAGCTACCGTTGTAAACGGGGTTGTCCATGCGGTCGGTATAGGTCAAGCAACAATTACAGTCACAACCGAGGAAGGTGGCTTTTCAGACTCAGCTATCATAACAGTTGTCGATCCGGATACCATACCACCGATTACGAAAAATAAAATGACTCCTATTTTTAACGACAAAAATACCTATGTAATAGCCTTGACGGTTACCTACAATGCCTCAGATGATAAATCTGGAGTAAAAGAAACATTATACCGAATAAACGGAGGAACTTGGCAGGTCTATACAAAACCTTTTGATGTCACTGCCGATAAAACCCACACATTGGATTACTACAGCATTGACAATGCTGGCAATAAAGAAACAATCA
- a CDS encoding nucleotidyltransferase family protein: MNPTILQVLFEPQVKLPIDSEYYWQLLNEIEKSKIHPQILFLMKGNGRFMDTPAFFQQVIIEKFQSVFYQNILIKSQTDLVLREFEHNGLDVIPLKGTLFSEEQFGHLGARPTSDIDLLIKASDMDQAIESVKQLGYKQKEKQIPNHFHTSFSKYLPESKIPLTIELHWDILKKDTANLEITEFWKEGYLINDSLHVKQLSDYHLFYTICLHGWRHNMDSLKYFIDIIQLLINLDIDFERLLADAKRHKTKKRIIRTLSIVYEQLPILHSVKEFPYYIPTLFNKRNSAINKYVDFIDYSFLSFDSPKHSIIELRNWLYLQK; encoded by the coding sequence TTGAATCCAACGATTCTGCAGGTACTATTTGAACCGCAAGTAAAGTTGCCAATTGACTCAGAATATTATTGGCAGCTTCTAAATGAAATAGAAAAATCGAAAATTCATCCGCAAATATTGTTCCTAATGAAAGGGAATGGGAGGTTTATGGATACTCCAGCGTTCTTTCAGCAAGTAATAATTGAAAAATTTCAAAGTGTCTTTTATCAAAATATCCTGATTAAAAGTCAAACAGATTTGGTTTTGCGTGAATTTGAACATAACGGCTTAGATGTTATTCCTTTAAAAGGGACGCTTTTTTCTGAGGAACAGTTCGGCCATCTTGGAGCTCGGCCCACGTCTGATATCGATTTACTAATTAAAGCTAGTGACATGGATCAGGCAATTGAATCGGTCAAACAATTAGGGTATAAACAAAAGGAGAAACAAATACCTAATCATTTTCATACTTCGTTCAGTAAATACCTTCCTGAATCCAAAATCCCACTAACCATCGAACTTCATTGGGATATTTTAAAGAAAGATACCGCTAATTTGGAAATCACCGAGTTTTGGAAAGAAGGATATCTCATCAATGACTCACTTCATGTTAAACAACTTTCCGATTACCATCTTTTTTATACGATTTGTCTCCATGGGTGGCGGCATAACATGGATTCATTAAAGTATTTTATAGATATCATTCAACTTCTTATAAACCTGGATATCGATTTTGAAAGATTACTAGCGGATGCTAAGCGTCACAAAACAAAAAAAAGAATCATCAGAACGTTATCGATTGTATATGAGCAGTTACCTATTCTTCATTCAGTTAAAGAGTTTCCTTACTATATTCCGACTTTATTCAACAAAAGGAATTCTGCAATCAATAAGTATGTGGACTTCATTGACTATTCATTTCTAAGTTTTGATTCACCTAAACATTCCATAATTGAGCTTCGTAATTGGTTATATCTCCAAAAATAA
- a CDS encoding C40 family peptidase: MFKKIVVGLSLAITLVTASFAGDQVEAASYHTKAIKVAKSELGTKYKMGGISSSGFDCSGLVKYSYQKAGKNLPRTAADIYKKGKKVKSLQKGDLMFFAPNKAKKPTHVAIYIGNNEFIHSSSSKGVSYAKTNNTYWKPKYIGAKRI; the protein is encoded by the coding sequence TTGTTTAAGAAAATTGTCGTCGGATTGTCATTGGCTATTACGCTTGTAACCGCATCCTTTGCTGGGGACCAAGTGGAAGCTGCTTCATATCATACAAAAGCTATTAAAGTGGCTAAAAGTGAATTAGGTACAAAATATAAAATGGGTGGCATTTCTTCTTCAGGTTTTGATTGTTCCGGTTTAGTGAAGTATTCATATCAAAAAGCTGGTAAGAATTTACCAAGAACTGCTGCTGACATATATAAAAAAGGTAAGAAAGTTAAAAGCCTGCAAAAAGGTGACTTAATGTTTTTTGCACCAAATAAAGCGAAAAAACCTACACATGTGGCTATATACATAGGAAACAATGAATTCATACACTCTTCGTCATCTAAAGGAGTGTCATACGCTAAAACCAATAATACCTATTGGAAGCCAAAGTATATTGGTGCGAAACGTATATAA
- a CDS encoding metal-dependent hydrolase, with translation MNGTAHMAIGATVGFLTANTLQTDPTTTLFLVGIGGVSGLMPDMDIDGKLSNRITFSHKFIRTIAQTIGILMIIYSLLEGSDTEKWIGVGAGIGIIIISSFIRQRHMLTLTGLAVLGGGLSLQESWLWLLGVYIILASFTPHRSYTHSIAGIAFFGIIAFQFEAFMGIDGIFATCSLGYISHLIADLKCLPFNKRGVKLFLPFFSKEF, from the coding sequence GTGAACGGTACAGCACACATGGCTATAGGGGCAACAGTTGGATTCTTGACGGCAAACACACTTCAAACAGATCCAACCACCACTTTATTCTTGGTGGGCATCGGGGGAGTTTCAGGGCTGATGCCCGATATGGATATTGATGGGAAGTTAAGTAATAGGATTACCTTTTCACATAAGTTTATCCGAACGATAGCACAAACGATTGGGATATTAATGATCATTTATAGTCTTTTGGAAGGCTCTGATACGGAAAAGTGGATCGGTGTAGGTGCAGGAATCGGAATCATCATTATTTCTTCATTCATTAGGCAAAGGCATATGCTGACCCTGACTGGATTAGCGGTTTTAGGCGGCGGTTTATCTTTGCAGGAAAGCTGGTTGTGGCTGTTAGGCGTCTATATTATCCTGGCATCCTTTACACCACATAGAAGTTATACCCATTCGATTGCCGGTATCGCTTTTTTTGGCATCATTGCCTTTCAATTCGAAGCCTTTATGGGGATTGACGGGATTTTCGCAACTTGTTCATTAGGATACATAAGTCATTTAATTGCAGATTTGAAATGTTTACCTTTTAATAAACGTGGGGTGAAATTATTTCTTCCATTTTTCTCAAAAGAATTTTAA
- a CDS encoding PqqD family protein, producing the protein MVQYIQSNHVEATQLGDEWIILHTEKFTVTKLNEIGGFCWGLLNQAQTVDSLIQTLTDQYLTAEEIAKDDIESYLLDLLQFGLIQHVI; encoded by the coding sequence ATGGTCCAATATATTCAAAGTAATCATGTGGAAGCCACGCAACTTGGTGATGAATGGATTATTTTACATACTGAAAAATTCACAGTGACAAAGCTAAATGAAATCGGTGGGTTTTGCTGGGGGCTTTTAAACCAAGCACAAACAGTGGACTCCTTGATTCAGACATTAACTGATCAATATTTAACGGCAGAGGAAATAGCAAAAGATGACATAGAGTCGTATTTATTGGATTTATTACAGTTTGGATTAATTCAGCATGTTATTTGA
- a CDS encoding signal peptidase I: MLFDKEIVELFKMTLKKEGSLNLPAQGCSMYPFIEEGDICNFNECNPFHLKKGDIILFYTSSNRLIAHRYYKEMKSDQQPGYLFKGDTNVSFDHTVQLEQLIGKLVYVQKRNSKLHASGFLAKAWGGLILTFPFISRMLRKHLNLQQRVKGRLSH, translated from the coding sequence ATGTTATTTGACAAGGAGATTGTCGAATTATTTAAGATGACACTGAAAAAAGAGGGCTCACTTAATTTACCTGCGCAAGGATGTAGTATGTATCCTTTTATAGAGGAAGGGGATATATGTAACTTTAATGAATGCAATCCTTTTCATTTAAAAAAAGGGGATATTATTTTGTTTTACACTTCATCTAATCGATTGATTGCCCACCGGTATTATAAGGAAATGAAAAGTGATCAGCAACCCGGATACCTTTTCAAAGGAGATACTAATGTAAGCTTTGATCATACAGTACAATTGGAACAATTGATTGGTAAACTTGTTTATGTCCAAAAACGGAATTCCAAATTGCATGCTTCTGGTTTTCTAGCAAAAGCATGGGGTGGATTAATACTTACATTTCCGTTTATATCGAGGATGTTACGAAAGCACCTAAATTTACAACAAAGAGTAAAGGGGAGACTTTCCCATTGA